Proteins found in one Corynebacterium freneyi genomic segment:
- a CDS encoding DUF3040 domain-containing protein encodes MGLSEQEQRMLAEIESALYAEDPKFGSTMSGKSMGFEHGGAPRGFSPRVIAIIGVGLLLLVGGMALATTSLWFLALSIIGFLAMFGAGVWALTGSGDGSPLVSVGVGGSRGSGAKKPRRQGPAGGGMEDRFRGRFQDR; translated from the coding sequence ATGGGACTTTCCGAGCAGGAACAGAGGATGCTGGCCGAGATCGAATCGGCGCTGTATGCAGAGGATCCGAAGTTCGGCTCCACGATGTCCGGAAAATCCATGGGGTTCGAACACGGTGGCGCGCCGCGCGGATTCTCGCCCCGGGTCATCGCCATCATCGGCGTCGGTCTGCTGCTTCTCGTTGGCGGCATGGCGTTGGCGACCACCAGCCTGTGGTTCCTGGCGCTGAGCATCATCGGATTCTTGGCCATGTTCGGCGCCGGCGTGTGGGCGCTGACCGGATCGGGTGACGGCTCCCCCCTCGTGTCCGTCGGCGTCGGCGGTTCCCGCGGATCCGGCGCCAAGAAGCCCCGCCGCCAGGGACCCGCAGGCGGCGGCATGGAAGACCGCTTCCGCGGCCGCTTCCAGGACCGCTGA
- the crtI gene encoding phytoene desaturase family protein: MQNPAPAFMKFLPLSPVPGPRRRVPAGDGGRERDIVVIGAGLAGLTAALHLTGAGHRVTVVDSADHVGGRCATEEVRVPGAGVTVRTDTGATVWTMPQLVESALSAVGKRISDVDPAFRVERLAPAYHAMFHDGRALDVYGDASRMAAEIARFAEAGGDDPAPRVEGYHRLREWLAEMFASAYPHFMAASFDSPLDMVGDSGTAGDLGHLLQLGAFGSLGGRVESLLGDELLARVFSFQALYAGVAPKSARAVYGCIAHMDTSMGVFYPTASRTGSGMGAIAEVMAEAFVGAGGTLRLSAPVTGLAVDGRGRGVTAVECGDESLPCDGIVATVDLPVVKGWLDDAGAPAKKRIIPTRSSPSAMVAHGAAPVEVTRKWPDRHHLISFGEAWDDTFRQISSPRGGSLMSDPSLLVTRPAFTCPDRIVIDAEGREWEPVSVLAPCPNLASADVDWDLVGPAHLAEVTAVLEDRGLTGISERWSVGRLDTPATWAEQGMIDGSPFGLAHLFRQTGPFRPRNLSPRLPSNLVLAGSTTVPGVGVPTVMLSGALAADRFTGGAVR, encoded by the coding sequence TTGCAGAATCCCGCCCCCGCCTTCATGAAGTTCCTGCCGCTGTCGCCGGTGCCGGGCCCCCGGCGCCGCGTCCCCGCCGGTGATGGAGGACGGGAGCGGGACATCGTCGTCATCGGCGCGGGCCTGGCCGGGCTGACCGCCGCGCTGCATCTGACGGGTGCGGGCCACCGCGTCACGGTCGTCGATTCGGCCGACCATGTCGGCGGTCGTTGCGCCACCGAGGAGGTTCGGGTGCCCGGCGCGGGCGTGACCGTGCGCACCGACACGGGCGCCACGGTGTGGACGATGCCCCAGCTGGTCGAGTCGGCGCTGTCGGCCGTCGGCAAGCGGATCTCCGACGTGGACCCGGCGTTCCGGGTCGAACGCCTGGCCCCCGCCTACCATGCGATGTTCCACGATGGCCGGGCGCTGGACGTCTACGGCGACGCTTCCCGCATGGCCGCCGAGATCGCCCGGTTCGCGGAGGCAGGCGGCGATGATCCCGCCCCGCGCGTCGAGGGGTATCACCGGTTGCGCGAGTGGTTGGCGGAGATGTTCGCGTCGGCGTATCCGCATTTCATGGCGGCGAGTTTCGATTCTCCGCTGGACATGGTCGGTGATTCCGGCACGGCGGGCGATTTGGGGCATCTGCTTCAGCTCGGGGCGTTCGGTTCGTTGGGCGGCCGGGTGGAGTCGCTGCTCGGCGATGAGCTGTTGGCCCGCGTGTTCAGTTTCCAGGCCCTGTACGCAGGCGTTGCGCCGAAGAGCGCGCGGGCGGTGTACGGCTGCATCGCGCACATGGATACGTCGATGGGCGTCTTCTACCCCACCGCGTCGCGCACGGGGTCGGGCATGGGTGCGATCGCCGAGGTCATGGCGGAGGCTTTCGTCGGTGCGGGCGGCACGTTGCGTCTGTCCGCTCCGGTGACGGGTCTTGCGGTCGACGGTCGCGGCCGCGGCGTCACCGCGGTGGAATGCGGCGACGAGTCCCTGCCCTGCGACGGCATCGTCGCCACCGTCGATCTTCCGGTCGTGAAGGGTTGGCTTGACGACGCCGGCGCTCCGGCCAAGAAGCGGATCATCCCGACGAGGTCATCTCCGTCGGCGATGGTCGCCCACGGTGCCGCGCCGGTGGAGGTGACGAGGAAGTGGCCCGATCGGCATCATCTGATCTCCTTCGGCGAGGCGTGGGACGACACGTTTCGCCAGATTTCCTCGCCGCGCGGCGGTTCCCTCATGTCGGATCCGTCGTTGCTGGTCACCCGTCCCGCCTTCACGTGCCCAGACCGCATCGTCATCGACGCCGAGGGCCGGGAGTGGGAACCGGTCAGCGTCCTCGCGCCGTGCCCGAATCTGGCGTCGGCCGACGTCGACTGGGATCTCGTCGGCCCCGCGCACCTGGCGGAGGTCACCGCCGTCCTGGAGGACCGGGGGTTGACGGGCATCTCCGAGCGCTGGTCCGTCGGGCGACTCGACACCCCGGCGACCTGGGCCGAGCAGGGCATGATCGACGGCAGCCCGTTCGGGTTGGCGCACCTGTTCCGCCAGACCGGGCCGTTCCGTCCCCGCAATCTTTCCCCGCGCCTGCCGTCGAACCTCGTGTTGGCGGGATCCACGACGGTGCCGGGCGTGGGAGTGCCCACCGTCAT
- a CDS encoding LppM family (lipo)protein yields the protein MTAEGLRRRFMALLAVIVPVFALAGCFTADAAVTISGSDRVNGTVHVAMPQNATSRENLWEIPENFGDAVTVETGQSGDSRTATYTLRDLTFDEVHDLVGSAAGDAIDLELERVGGNQVSLNGKASLTRFPGSRVTLAIAFPAPVTGTNGTVDGGHTVRWTMEGARDSTFWATSPAGSTDRDQLLLWVGLTTAAGILAALLVVLWARRDHDMRD from the coding sequence ATGACCGCTGAGGGACTTCGTCGCCGGTTCATGGCACTGTTGGCGGTGATCGTGCCGGTGTTCGCGTTGGCGGGATGTTTCACCGCCGATGCTGCGGTGACCATCTCGGGGTCCGACCGCGTCAACGGCACCGTGCATGTGGCGATGCCGCAGAACGCGACGTCGCGGGAGAATCTCTGGGAGATTCCGGAGAACTTCGGTGATGCCGTGACCGTGGAGACGGGCCAGTCCGGCGACAGTCGCACCGCGACGTACACGCTGCGCGATCTCACGTTCGATGAGGTGCACGACCTCGTCGGTTCCGCGGCGGGCGACGCGATCGATCTCGAGCTCGAGCGCGTCGGCGGCAATCAGGTGTCGTTGAACGGCAAGGCCTCGCTGACCCGTTTCCCCGGTTCCCGGGTGACGTTGGCCATCGCGTTCCCCGCGCCGGTGACCGGCACGAACGGCACGGTCGACGGCGGGCACACGGTGCGCTGGACCATGGAGGGCGCACGCGACTCGACGTTTTGGGCGACGTCCCCGGCGGGCAGCACCGACCGTGACCAGCTGCTGTTGTGGGTCGGTTTGACCACCGCCGCAGGCATCCTCGCCGCCTTGTTGGTGGTTTTGTGGGCGCGCCGCGACCACGACATGCGCGACTGA
- a CDS encoding GNAT family N-acetyltransferase encodes MPERIFRLRLHEAVSLYVEAMGYDPSIVDSRVRAWAFARHEPGWAAVAAVAHPEDVAPHVALADVSFPLVGVAYCQSGTPTQWWHVQVRAGMAERRTPLHVVSDTLTDYVELAEIHVDPRHQGAGLGERLIRELMHGRRERRVLLSTPEVPAEANRAWRLYRRLGFGDVLRHFHFAGDSRPFAVLGAPLPLTADDSLDDAAAPASTRPEGRSPHDDR; translated from the coding sequence ATGCCGGAACGGATTTTCCGGCTTCGGCTTCATGAGGCCGTCTCCCTTTACGTCGAGGCGATGGGCTATGACCCGTCGATCGTCGACTCACGCGTTCGGGCGTGGGCGTTCGCCCGTCACGAGCCGGGGTGGGCGGCGGTGGCCGCAGTGGCGCATCCGGAGGACGTCGCCCCGCATGTGGCGTTGGCCGACGTTTCTTTTCCTTTGGTCGGCGTCGCCTACTGCCAGTCGGGTACGCCGACTCAGTGGTGGCATGTCCAGGTTCGTGCGGGGATGGCGGAGCGCCGCACTCCCCTTCACGTCGTGTCGGACACGTTGACCGATTACGTGGAGTTGGCCGAAATTCACGTCGATCCGCGGCATCAAGGTGCCGGCCTCGGCGAACGCCTCATCCGCGAGCTCATGCACGGTCGTCGGGAGCGCCGTGTTCTCCTGTCGACTCCCGAGGTTCCCGCCGAGGCCAACCGTGCCTGGCGTCTGTACCGGCGCCTGGGTTTCGGCGATGTGCTGCGTCATTTCCATTTCGCGGGCGATTCGCGCCCCTTCGCGGTGCTCGGTGCCCCGCTTCCCTTGACCGCGGATGATTCGCTTGACGACGCCGCCGCCCCTGCGTCCACCCGACCGGAGGGAAGGAGTCCCCACGATGACCGCTGA
- the metF gene encoding methylenetetrahydrofolate reductase [NAD(P)H], with the protein MSEFPPPAVGRQVPIRHALTLPSPGPIPFSVEFMPPRDDAAEERLLRAAEAFHDLGASFASVTYGAGGSSRDRTLRIAERVSREPLTTLVHLTLVGHSVPELRQILRAYLERGLTNLLVLRGDPPGDPLGDWTPTPDGLQYASELIELIRDEEEFADFEIGIASFPEGHFRAPDLESDTRYTLAKLRAGAEYSITQMFFDVDHYLRLRDRLVAADPEHGAKPIIPGLMPITSMRSVRRQLELSGSALPPALDERLTRAAAGDEEANRDEIRKVGIEVTTEMAERLISEGVPGIHFMTLNFARATQEVLHNLGMAPAWGTGQDMVRGGF; encoded by the coding sequence ATGTCCGAATTCCCGCCACCGGCGGTGGGCCGCCAGGTTCCGATCCGCCATGCGTTGACCCTGCCGAGCCCCGGCCCGATCCCGTTCTCCGTCGAGTTCATGCCGCCGCGGGATGACGCGGCGGAAGAACGACTCCTGCGCGCCGCGGAGGCCTTCCACGACCTGGGGGCGTCGTTCGCTTCGGTGACGTACGGTGCGGGCGGTTCCTCCCGAGACCGCACGCTGCGCATCGCCGAACGCGTTTCCCGCGAGCCGTTGACCACGTTGGTGCACCTGACGCTGGTCGGACACTCCGTTCCGGAGCTGCGGCAGATCCTGCGCGCGTACCTCGAACGCGGCCTGACCAACCTGCTGGTCCTGCGCGGGGACCCGCCGGGCGACCCGCTGGGCGACTGGACGCCGACCCCGGATGGTCTGCAGTACGCCTCGGAACTCATCGAGCTGATCCGCGACGAGGAGGAATTCGCCGATTTCGAAATCGGCATCGCCTCCTTCCCGGAGGGCCATTTCCGTGCGCCCGACCTGGAGTCCGACACCCGCTACACGCTGGCGAAGCTGCGTGCCGGCGCGGAGTACTCGATCACCCAGATGTTCTTCGACGTCGACCACTACCTGCGGTTGCGCGACCGTCTCGTGGCGGCGGACCCGGAACACGGCGCGAAGCCGATCATTCCGGGGCTCATGCCGATCACGTCGATGCGGTCGGTGCGTCGTCAGCTGGAGCTGTCCGGTTCGGCGCTGCCGCCTGCCCTCGACGAGCGTCTGACGCGTGCGGCGGCCGGCGACGAGGAAGCCAACCGCGACGAGATCCGAAAGGTGGGCATCGAGGTCACCACCGAAATGGCCGAGCGCCTCATTTCCGAGGGCGTGCCCGGCATCCACTTCATGACCCTCAACTTCGCCCGCGCCACCCAAGAGGTCCTGCACAACCTCGGCATGGCGCCGGCGTGGGGAACCGGGCAGGACATGGTCCGGGGCGGTTTCTGA
- a CDS encoding polyprenyl synthetase family protein: MADSAKYPVIDPGMSPRDVPAAVTGALTDFFDARSAMVADIDEEFSRVIGALSDFTLLGGKRVRPAFAWAGWLGAGGDRGMHADVEDAEAVFRSVCALEFIQACALIHDDIIDASDTRRGNPTVHKIFEARHRDNGWRGDAVHYGHSVAILAGDIALAWADDMFHGSGLTDAARNRAREPWWRMRTEVLGGQLLDITAEASGDSRVGVAEKVNRYKTAAYTIERPLHIGAAIAGAGDDIVDAYREFGMDIGIAFQLRDDQLGVFGDPEVTGKPAGDDLREGKRTVLVATALERLRVTDPDGAHHLDEKLGRVDGLDDVAELRDLIHASGADEQIELEIDRLTRRGLEALESAPIVEEQRERLADMGRRATARAW, encoded by the coding sequence ATGGCCGACTCTGCGAAGTACCCGGTGATCGACCCCGGAATGTCCCCCCGCGACGTCCCCGCCGCGGTGACCGGAGCGTTGACCGATTTCTTCGACGCCCGGTCGGCGATGGTCGCCGACATCGACGAGGAGTTCTCCCGGGTCATCGGTGCGCTGAGCGACTTCACGCTGCTCGGCGGCAAGCGGGTGCGGCCCGCCTTCGCCTGGGCCGGTTGGCTCGGCGCCGGGGGCGACAGGGGAATGCACGCCGATGTCGAGGACGCCGAGGCGGTGTTCCGGTCGGTGTGCGCGCTGGAGTTCATCCAGGCCTGCGCGCTGATCCACGACGACATCATCGACGCCTCCGACACTCGCCGCGGCAATCCGACGGTGCACAAGATTTTCGAGGCACGCCACAGAGACAACGGCTGGCGCGGCGACGCCGTCCACTACGGCCATTCGGTGGCGATCCTGGCCGGCGACATCGCCCTGGCCTGGGCCGACGACATGTTCCACGGGTCGGGTCTGACCGATGCCGCCCGCAATCGGGCCCGCGAGCCGTGGTGGCGCATGCGCACGGAGGTGTTGGGCGGCCAGCTGCTCGACATCACGGCGGAAGCGTCCGGCGATTCGCGCGTGGGCGTCGCGGAGAAGGTCAACCGCTACAAGACCGCCGCCTACACCATCGAGCGTCCCCTGCACATCGGTGCGGCCATCGCCGGCGCCGGCGACGACATCGTCGACGCCTACCGCGAGTTCGGCATGGACATCGGCATCGCCTTCCAGCTTCGCGACGACCAGCTCGGCGTGTTCGGCGACCCCGAGGTCACCGGAAAGCCGGCGGGCGACGATCTGCGCGAGGGCAAGCGCACGGTGCTGGTGGCCACCGCCCTGGAACGTCTGCGCGTCACCGATCCGGACGGCGCGCATCATCTGGACGAGAAGCTCGGCCGGGTCGACGGTCTCGACGACGTCGCCGAACTGCGGGATCTCATCCACGCTTCGGGTGCCGACGAGCAGATCGAGCTCGAGATCGACCGTCTGACCCGCCGTGGCCTGGAGGCCCTGGAGTCCGCGCCGATCGTCGAGGAACAGCGGGAGCGTCTGGCCGACATGGGCCGCCGCGCCACCGCCCGGGCCTGGTAG
- a CDS encoding peptidoglycan D,D-transpeptidase FtsI family protein yields MIRTPDDRGDSGQFRDRRDRRIPVESGTRPSPRRNRALASSERIDTSGTEFQRRRRALQVIGAIIVAVLIVRLGWVQLVAGPDLAARAQNQRTIEIVDAARRGAIADRNGASLAFTLEARSITAHPSSLRAHLEEAHELYPDEYPEYEQRLRDIADALPGMLDVADLDADKGREGRRRQAAEEPAEDGIRETPGGISSREILDKLRDEDSSYEVLVRNVDPDKAAAVVERFPELVSERQDIRQYPNGAVGANIIGKIGMDGVGQFGFEASRDATLQGVNGGRTVDIAANGIAIPGSTRDQHPPIDGTDYELTIDADMQYFVQQQVQQAKDNSGAKEASAVVLDAKTGEILAMAQSDTANPNRDIGREVEEGRNIGNTPVSNPFEPGSVAKIITAAGAIEDGVTTPDEVLTVPGSIHMSGVTVNDAWQHGPEEFTTTGIFGKSSNVGTLMLAERLGPDRYAELIHDFGLGQSTGVELPGESSGLVPQRPQWSGGTFANLPIGQGMAMSLLQMTGIYQAIANDGVRVPPRIIKSTTAPDGTVVEAERPDPVEVVSPETARTVRDMFQSVLQSDPTGLQSGTAAGDGIEGYQLTGKTGTAQKVDPDTGRYSNSAYHITFAGIAPADDPRFVIGIMLDEPVRGVHGQGGQSAAPLFSDIAAWALNRYNVPPSPREEGTLLLQP; encoded by the coding sequence ATGATCCGTACCCCTGACGACCGCGGCGATTCCGGGCAATTCCGGGACCGCCGGGATCGTCGTATCCCCGTCGAGTCGGGGACGCGTCCGTCGCCGCGCCGCAACAGGGCGTTGGCGTCGTCCGAACGGATCGACACCTCCGGCACCGAGTTCCAGCGCCGCCGCAGGGCCCTGCAGGTCATCGGCGCGATCATCGTCGCCGTCCTCATCGTCCGCCTCGGCTGGGTGCAGCTCGTCGCCGGGCCCGACCTGGCCGCCCGCGCCCAGAATCAGCGCACCATCGAAATCGTCGACGCCGCCCGCCGCGGTGCCATCGCCGACCGCAACGGCGCATCGCTGGCGTTCACCCTCGAGGCGCGCAGCATCACCGCCCACCCCTCGAGCCTGCGGGCGCACCTCGAAGAGGCCCACGAGCTCTACCCGGACGAATACCCCGAGTACGAGCAGCGACTCCGCGACATCGCCGACGCCCTTCCCGGAATGCTCGACGTCGCCGACCTCGACGCCGACAAGGGCCGCGAGGGTCGCCGTCGTCAAGCAGCGGAAGAGCCGGCGGAAGACGGCATCCGCGAGACCCCCGGGGGCATCAGCTCGCGGGAGATCCTGGACAAGCTTCGCGACGAGGACAGCTCCTACGAGGTGCTCGTGCGCAACGTCGACCCCGACAAGGCCGCCGCCGTCGTCGAACGATTCCCCGAACTCGTCTCCGAGCGTCAGGACATCCGCCAGTACCCCAACGGCGCGGTGGGTGCGAACATCATCGGCAAGATCGGCATGGACGGCGTCGGCCAGTTCGGGTTCGAAGCCTCCCGCGACGCGACGCTGCAGGGCGTCAACGGCGGCCGCACCGTCGACATCGCCGCCAACGGCATCGCCATCCCCGGCTCCACCCGCGACCAGCACCCGCCCATCGACGGCACCGACTACGAGCTGACGATCGACGCGGACATGCAGTACTTCGTGCAGCAGCAGGTGCAGCAGGCAAAGGACAACTCCGGGGCGAAGGAAGCCTCCGCAGTCGTCCTCGACGCGAAGACCGGCGAGATCCTGGCCATGGCGCAGTCCGACACGGCCAACCCGAACCGCGACATCGGCCGCGAGGTCGAGGAAGGCCGCAACATCGGCAACACGCCGGTGTCCAACCCGTTCGAGCCGGGTTCGGTGGCGAAGATCATCACCGCCGCCGGCGCGATCGAGGACGGCGTGACCACCCCGGACGAGGTCCTCACCGTGCCCGGCTCGATCCACATGTCCGGCGTCACCGTCAACGACGCGTGGCAGCACGGCCCCGAGGAATTCACCACGACGGGCATCTTCGGCAAGTCCTCGAACGTCGGCACGCTGATGCTCGCCGAGCGTCTCGGCCCGGACCGCTACGCCGAGCTCATCCACGATTTCGGCCTGGGCCAGTCCACCGGCGTCGAGTTGCCCGGCGAATCCTCCGGCCTGGTGCCCCAGCGCCCGCAGTGGTCCGGCGGCACCTTCGCCAACCTGCCCATCGGCCAGGGCATGGCCATGTCGCTGCTGCAGATGACCGGGATCTACCAGGCCATCGCCAACGACGGCGTGCGCGTCCCGCCGCGGATCATCAAGTCCACCACCGCGCCCGACGGCACCGTCGTCGAGGCCGAGCGACCCGACCCGGTCGAGGTCGTCAGCCCCGAGACGGCGCGCACCGTCCGCGACATGTTCCAGTCGGTGCTGCAGTCCGATCCGACGGGTCTGCAGTCCGGCACGGCAGCCGGCGACGGCATCGAGGGCTACCAGCTCACCGGCAAGACGGGCACCGCCCAGAAGGTCGACCCCGACACCGGCAGGTACTCGAACTCCGCGTACCACATCACTTTCGCGGGCATCGCCCCCGCGGACGACCCGCGGTTCGTCATCGGCATCATGCTCGACGAGCCGGTCCGGGGCGTCCACGGCCAGGGCGGCCAATCCGCGGCGCCGCTGTTCAGCGACATCGCCGCCTGGGCCCTCAACCGCTACAACGTCCCGCCGTCCCCCCGCGAGGAGGGGACCCTGCTGCTGCAACCGTGA
- a CDS encoding SAV_6107 family HEPN domain-containing protein: protein MARVEQGRSAVVAPSGLSAQAVSFLGRADSLLAQAKTASPADRLDLSYQAALRVAGAAIAEKPGRRRKSDNGAWARVRRHAPAYAPWAARFEALTPRWEDVRIGLARGVDELEARRVQALATDFLAEVEADFGMLPDVA, encoded by the coding sequence ATGGCACGCGTGGAACAGGGGAGGAGTGCGGTGGTGGCGCCGTCGGGGCTGTCCGCTCAGGCCGTTTCCTTCCTCGGGCGGGCGGACTCGCTGCTCGCGCAGGCCAAGACCGCGTCGCCGGCTGACCGACTGGACCTGTCGTACCAGGCGGCGCTGCGGGTGGCCGGTGCGGCGATCGCCGAGAAGCCCGGTCGGCGACGCAAGTCGGACAACGGAGCCTGGGCGCGGGTGCGCAGGCACGCTCCGGCGTACGCGCCGTGGGCCGCGCGGTTCGAGGCTCTGACGCCGCGATGGGAGGATGTGCGCATCGGGCTGGCCCGTGGCGTCGATGAATTGGAGGCCCGGCGAGTGCAGGCTCTGGCCACCGATTTTCTCGCCGAGGTGGAGGCCGATTTCGGAATGCTTCCCGACGTCGCCTGA
- the rsmH gene encoding 16S rRNA (cytosine(1402)-N(4))-methyltransferase RsmH has product MTDVNDVTGVANGAEVVPESASAAATASTPGDRKSGEHGHVPVLLHRVTELLEPGITGVGSPDGTGAVVVDGTLGAGGHAEHLLETFPGLHLIGLDRDAAALTSARERLARFGDRFVGVQTRFDGLADVIGIDGAVAVPGFDPEDSGNLAPDAPAIALAREVGLAGALFDLGVSSMQLDQVDRGFAYRVDAPLDMRMDPTTGPTAADVLNGYSHGDLARILSTYGDERFAGRIAAAVLREREKEPFTTSGRLVELLYDAIPAASRRTGGHPAKRTFQALRVEVNRELEALENVLPMTCEGLAVGGRAVFMSYQSLEDRLVKRDFAERVKSTTPAGLPMELPGHEPKFRLVTRGAEKADAAEIADNPRAAPVRVRCIERVRPD; this is encoded by the coding sequence ATGACCGATGTCAACGATGTGACTGGAGTGGCCAACGGTGCTGAAGTCGTGCCGGAAAGTGCCTCGGCAGCGGCCACCGCATCGACTCCCGGCGACCGCAAATCCGGCGAGCACGGCCACGTGCCCGTCCTCCTGCATCGGGTCACCGAGCTCCTCGAACCAGGCATCACCGGCGTTGGCTCCCCGGACGGGACCGGTGCCGTCGTCGTCGACGGCACCCTCGGCGCCGGCGGTCATGCGGAGCACCTGCTGGAGACGTTCCCCGGCCTGCACCTCATCGGCCTGGACAGGGATGCCGCCGCGCTGACGTCGGCGCGTGAGCGGCTGGCTCGTTTCGGCGATCGGTTCGTCGGCGTCCAGACGCGGTTCGACGGACTCGCGGACGTCATCGGCATCGACGGCGCCGTCGCGGTCCCGGGTTTCGACCCGGAGGATTCCGGCAATCTCGCCCCGGACGCCCCGGCCATCGCGCTGGCCCGCGAGGTCGGTCTTGCCGGCGCGTTGTTCGATCTCGGCGTGTCCTCCATGCAGCTCGACCAGGTCGACCGTGGTTTCGCGTACCGCGTCGACGCGCCGCTGGACATGCGGATGGACCCCACCACGGGCCCGACCGCGGCGGACGTCCTCAACGGGTACTCGCACGGTGATCTGGCGCGGATCCTCTCGACGTACGGCGACGAGCGTTTCGCGGGCCGAATCGCCGCGGCCGTGCTGAGGGAACGCGAGAAGGAGCCGTTCACCACGTCGGGCCGTCTCGTGGAGTTGCTTTACGACGCCATCCCCGCGGCATCCCGCCGAACGGGAGGGCATCCCGCGAAGCGCACGTTCCAGGCGCTGCGCGTGGAAGTCAATCGGGAGCTCGAGGCGCTGGAAAACGTCCTGCCCATGACGTGCGAGGGACTTGCCGTCGGTGGCCGGGCGGTGTTCATGAGCTACCAGAGCCTCGAGGACCGCCTGGTCAAGCGTGATTTCGCCGAACGCGTGAAGTCCACGACGCCGGCCGGGCTGCCGATGGAGCTTCCGGGTCACGAGCCCAAGTTCCGGTTGGTCACCCGCGGCGCCGAAAAGGCGGACGCAGCGGAGATAGCGGACAACCCGCGTGCCGCACCGGTGCGCGTGCGATGCATCGAACGCGTCAGGCCGGATTGA
- the mraZ gene encoding division/cell wall cluster transcriptional repressor MraZ, which yields MFLGTYTPKLDDKGRLTLPAKFRDELAGGLMVTKGQDHSLAVYPKDEFIQLAQRATKASRTNTRARAFIRNLAASTDEQRPDGSGRITLSADHRKYAGLTKECVVIGSIDFLEIWDKQSWEAYQAEHEEDFSDGEDDSLFGVL from the coding sequence ATGTTCCTCGGCACCTACACCCCGAAGCTGGACGACAAAGGTCGCCTGACGCTCCCGGCGAAGTTCCGCGACGAACTCGCCGGCGGGTTGATGGTGACCAAGGGGCAGGACCACTCGCTGGCCGTCTACCCCAAGGACGAGTTCATCCAGCTCGCACAGCGCGCGACGAAGGCATCCCGGACCAACACCCGGGCCCGCGCCTTCATCCGCAACCTGGCGGCGAGCACGGACGAACAGCGGCCCGACGGGTCGGGGCGCATCACGTTGTCGGCGGATCACCGCAAATACGCGGGCCTGACCAAGGAATGCGTGGTCATCGGATCCATCGATTTTCTGGAGATCTGGGACAAGCAGTCCTGGGAGGCCTACCAGGCGGAGCACGAAGAGGACTTCTCCGACGGCGAAGACGATTCGCTGTTCGGGGTTCTGTAG